From a single Sulfurimonas sp. genomic region:
- a CDS encoding PAS domain-containing protein, with product MYRPIPTDNEIILDSKKYIVSQTNPQGFIEYGNDYFIEISKYTEQELLGKPHSIIRHPDMPKIVFKMMWDRISKGQNIMALVKNLAKDGSFYWVVTEFEPKRDALSSQIVSYTAFRRAAPRDAIEEITPIYKELVKLENTGGMEASEKYLRDFLESKNMTYDEFIDETVQNKGMFKVFFKAMKKMFH from the coding sequence ATGTACAGACCAATTCCTACAGATAATGAAATCATTCTCGATTCAAAAAAATATATCGTATCGCAAACCAACCCTCAAGGTTTTATAGAATACGGAAATGATTACTTTATAGAGATCTCAAAATATACTGAGCAAGAGCTTTTAGGTAAACCACATAGTATTATTAGACACCCTGATATGCCTAAGATTGTGTTTAAGATGATGTGGGATAGAATATCTAAAGGGCAAAATATTATGGCTTTAGTAAAAAACTTAGCTAAAGATGGCAGTTTTTACTGGGTTGTAACGGAATTTGAACCCAAACGTGATGCACTTAGCAGTCAAATTGTATCTTATACTGCTTTTAGAAGAGCTGCGCCAAGAGATGCCATTGAAGAGATAACTCCAATTTATAAAGAACTTGTAAAACTTGAAAATACTGGTGGGATGGAAGCCAGTGAAAAATATCTAAGAGATTTTTTAGAGTCAAAAAACATGACTTATGACGAGTTTATCGATGAAACTGTACAGAATAAGGGAATGTTCAAAGTCTTTTTCAAAGCTATGAAAAAGATGTTTCATTAA
- a CDS encoding response regulator, translated as MKNFFLIFVILSAPLFASTLGTNEELTMLVALFALAFIGIISLFLSSKQLSKVKSEHAQMMKHQEEIEHRQSELLVEMSKNIQNITKETLGDTTKLKTTNESVQKHISKVISSENTIIDATSDLIEFLQIKSKKVHPLNENFKLENLLNDILGQIKTNHSEIDLELIFDVDDNIPDMLNSDTLGISKILVNLIEFCIVNSSKQIAVQVSKRSKFNAPTTLHFVVYSNTMVTVSKDIFKTKYNEQTKKYDGMALFVSYELAELMGGTIIARNNHQNSNVEFVLNLPYYEVNANTLKENRLNTKLTQNQKIFLVDSSYETTLAIKRILQTIKCDVDTQTKEEFLSKTPDLSKYTTILIDEKLINSTFTKTISNIQKDKRPNLLTLSNIFAKTSKKNIDAISLHKPLTKESIFYTLSEFNKSDKTIENNTSNKKLLVHRDRFADAPNIKLESFAHFSDTNLLIVEDNLINQKVLTSVLKKSNMNITIANDGQEAVDILNDNNQFDMVLMDINMPIMDGYEATRKIRQNKDLDMVPIVALSALTAADEINKVFIVGMNGYLSKPLEKEKLYTAFDKFINKKNFVESASSEDLSQEVEIKNLDGLNVENGLKQAGGNPIFYIEVLKEFVDAYGDSDVVFEKLVYEHRFEQARMLCLDMRGLAGAVGADDMQEFSSEILQKIIFKKYDMLGDYVKAYKEKLAILNNSIEKYISVNS; from the coding sequence ACATCAAGAAGAGATAGAACACCGCCAGAGTGAACTTCTTGTAGAAATGAGTAAAAACATACAAAATATTACTAAAGAAACACTTGGTGATACTACAAAACTTAAAACTACTAATGAGTCTGTACAAAAACATATTAGTAAAGTTATAAGCTCTGAAAACACTATTATAGATGCAACTAGTGATTTAATTGAGTTCTTACAAATTAAATCTAAAAAAGTCCATCCGTTAAATGAAAATTTTAAACTTGAAAACTTGCTAAACGACATACTTGGACAGATAAAAACAAACCACAGCGAAATAGACTTAGAGCTAATCTTTGATGTGGATGACAATATTCCTGATATGTTAAATTCAGACACGCTTGGAATATCAAAAATTCTAGTCAATCTTATAGAGTTTTGTATAGTAAACTCTTCTAAACAGATAGCTGTTCAAGTTTCTAAAAGAAGTAAATTCAATGCACCTACTACACTACATTTTGTTGTTTACTCAAATACAATGGTTACAGTTAGTAAAGATATTTTTAAAACAAAATATAATGAACAAACAAAAAAATACGATGGTATGGCACTATTTGTATCGTATGAGCTTGCTGAACTTATGGGTGGTACTATTATTGCAAGAAACAATCATCAAAACTCAAATGTTGAGTTTGTATTAAACTTACCATACTATGAAGTAAACGCAAACACACTTAAAGAAAATAGACTTAATACAAAACTAACTCAAAATCAAAAAATATTTCTTGTTGACTCTTCATATGAAACAACACTTGCAATAAAAAGAATTCTTCAAACAATAAAATGTGATGTCGACACGCAAACAAAAGAAGAATTTTTAAGTAAAACACCTGATCTTTCAAAATATACAACGATTTTAATAGATGAAAAACTTATCAATTCGACATTTACAAAAACTATCTCAAATATTCAAAAAGATAAAAGACCAAATCTATTAACCCTAAGCAATATATTTGCCAAAACTTCAAAAAAGAATATTGATGCTATTAGTCTTCATAAACCACTTACAAAAGAGAGTATCTTTTATACTTTATCTGAATTTAACAAGTCTGATAAAACTATTGAAAATAATACTAGCAATAAAAAACTGCTAGTTCATAGAGATCGTTTCGCAGATGCTCCAAATATTAAGCTGGAAAGTTTCGCACATTTCTCAGATACCAACTTATTAATTGTAGAAGATAATTTGATAAACCAAAAAGTTTTGACCAGTGTGCTTAAAAAATCAAATATGAATATCACTATTGCAAATGACGGTCAGGAAGCGGTTGATATTTTAAATGATAATAATCAATTTGATATGGTATTGATGGATATCAACATGCCGATCATGGATGGGTATGAAGCTACTAGGAAAATTAGACAAAATAAAGATCTAGATATGGTTCCGATTGTAGCTCTTAGTGCATTAACAGCTGCAGATGAAATTAATAAAGTTTTTATTGTAGGAATGAACGGATATCTATCAAAACCATTAGAAAAAGAGAAACTATATACAGCATTTGATAAGTTTATAAATAAAAAGAACTTTGTTGAAAGTGCTTCTAGTGAAGATCTATCTCAAGAGGTTGAAATTAAAAACTTAGATGGTTTAAATGTAGAGAACGGTTTAAAACAGGCAGGTGGAAATCCTATTTTTTATATAGAAGTTTTAAAAGAGTTTGTTGATGCTTATGGAGACAGTGACGTTGTATTTGAAAAACTTGTTTATGAACACAGATTTGAGCAGGCAAGAATGTTATGTTTAGATATGCGTGGACTTGCAGGTGCCGTTGGTGCTGATGATATGCAAGAGTTTTCAAGTGAAATACTTCAAAAAATCATATTTAAAAAATATGACATGCTTGGAGATTATGTAAAAGCATATAAAGAGAAGTTGGCTATATTAAACAACTCTATTGAAAAGTATATATCTGTTAATTCATAA
- a CDS encoding 4Fe-4S dicluster domain-containing protein produces the protein MINLNAGLCVRSKSVESECNNCEVICPTDAISFVEQNPVPAINHSTCVECGACGAVCPNEALALDDFKSHEFFFDFLEDKDNLISCRKNVPCIAAINVENLISIAVLKKDLVFDMGYCDECEIVNTCKEKIIANAEEASYLLEAMENEAVITLKNVKYEPKEEKSESNRRDFFRLANLKTVGHAHKKFEDEIKKATDELTEHTLAKTDIELLRQKNIPAKRKLFYTAIKRVEKPSQFHVIDASEVTFTSSKLLDIDSCSACQMCYRVCPTGALSSDLKNSKIDFDPFLCIKCNICHDVCEPNAITTSPSYNIKEFFEPSVINLITFDVKRCNECNVVFSTNDPNVKLCYRCKAEEEEARELWGIDEEY, from the coding sequence ATGATTAATTTGAACGCGGGTTTATGTGTACGCTCAAAAAGCGTAGAATCAGAATGTAACAATTGTGAAGTGATCTGTCCGACTGATGCGATAAGTTTTGTAGAACAAAACCCAGTACCTGCAATTAACCATTCAACTTGTGTAGAGTGTGGAGCTTGTGGTGCAGTATGTCCCAATGAAGCTTTGGCACTTGATGATTTTAAATCTCATGAGTTTTTCTTTGACTTTCTAGAAGATAAAGACAATCTAATATCATGTAGAAAGAACGTACCTTGTATAGCTGCTATTAATGTTGAAAATCTTATATCTATAGCTGTACTTAAAAAAGATCTAGTATTTGATATGGGGTATTGTGATGAGTGTGAGATAGTAAACACATGTAAAGAAAAAATAATAGCTAATGCGGAAGAAGCTTCTTATCTGTTAGAAGCTATGGAAAATGAAGCAGTTATTACACTTAAAAATGTAAAATATGAGCCAAAAGAGGAAAAATCAGAATCAAATAGACGCGATTTTTTCCGTTTGGCTAACTTAAAAACTGTAGGGCATGCTCATAAGAAGTTTGAAGATGAGATTAAAAAAGCAACAGATGAGCTTACAGAACATACTTTGGCTAAAACTGATATTGAACTGCTTAGACAAAAAAATATTCCTGCAAAAAGAAAGCTTTTTTATACTGCAATAAAAAGGGTTGAAAAACCGAGTCAGTTTCATGTAATAGATGCAAGCGAAGTGACATTTACATCTTCAAAACTTTTAGATATAGACAGCTGCAGCGCATGTCAAATGTGTTACAGAGTATGTCCGACGGGAGCACTCAGCAGTGATCTTAAAAATTCTAAAATTGATTTTGATCCGTTTTTATGTATAAAGTGTAATATTTGTCACGATGTGTGTGAGCCTAATGCAATCACAACAAGCCCTTCGTATAATATTAAAGAGTTTTTTGAGCCAAGTGTAATTAATCTAATAACTTTTGATGTAAAACGCTGTAATGAATGTAATGTAGTGTTTAGTACAAATGATCCTAATGTTAAGTTATGCTATAGATGTAAAGCTGAAGAGGAAGAAGCAAGAGAGCTTTGGGGAATAGATGAGGAGTATTAA